The Haematobia irritans isolate KBUSLIRL chromosome 1, ASM5000362v1, whole genome shotgun sequence DNA segment ttcatcgacagtcaggcagctataaaagcattgtgcagtgctgacataaggtagtcagccgctgtcgtagagaactcaaggttctcactgaacagcataatataactctgtgctgggtatatGGGCACTGTGGGATAGTAGGAAATgaggaagcggatgtgctggctaaggagggccCTCGTAgaacgaataatgtcctagcggacgtttttcctcaactatcttcttatcattacaggatagaggtcaaatatgatggactatggcgaagacgctggatctcttcggatggttgcgagcaaaccaagttgatatgggacgaaaagaaaCGTAGCAACTGCAAAGTTTTTGATGTCAGTGAATAGAGAGGAATTAcggccattgattggtatcataagaggacataacacacttgggaaacacatggtaagaataggccttaaagacgatgatatctgtagatagTGCCttgacccggaagttacggaggactcgtaccacttcctgtgcctGTGTCCAGCccgtatcctttagaagaaacaagatactgggcccctttttctttcaggctctcagtgatctgcgggagtgcagcttaaggaacatacttacattcatcagggcctctggttggtcgttctaagatttcttttaaaaaaacgAGCAGGTGGACGTTCTGGGATTATTCCAAAGGCGATCGTATCGGAAGTAGGAACACTGAacggaaaattttcatcaatatgatgATTTTCAGCATCAATTTGATGAAATGTTTCTTCGATTTTGAGCTTACAACGCGTTTCATCATCATAATGAAGAACTTTACATCAATTTTTCATCAAATATCTTCATcaattcaatgaaatattttcatcatCTTGAAGAAAATGTATCATTTAATTgatgtatttttttcttcattttgatgaaaaaagaTATTCAATTTGATGTCCTATAATCTCTATATAATGAATATTCTACATCATTTCAATGAAAGGTATTCGTCAAAAGTATGTAATTTATTCATTAAAATTACATTACttcaatgaataaatttcatcaATCTAATGtatattttacatttaattaaTGAAACCATAACATAGAACTGAATTTTGGTTTCCGCCTTAGAAACGCCGttctaaattttacaaaatccaatataaatacaaatgttTTACGGCTGttatgaaatattattttattaaaaaacttaaaaacttaaaattattcaaaagatTTTCGGACATTAATATACATTTTAACATTTGGTATGTAtatgatataaattaaaaacttaCATAAATATAAGACACTTCCAGTGTTTCAATATAATGttaacataaatatattgtAGGTTATTCGTTTTTGCTATAATTTAATTCGTTTAAAATGTTTagtattttcgaaaatttgtttGTATGAGCTGATTTCATATCATAAAAGTACTCTTGTACAAAGATCCAAAATTGATTGGATGCCCCGGGGAattctaaattaaatataaaaaagcttTTGAAGCAAGTATCCAGTGCTCGCTGGAAATCAGCAAAATGCAGCATTTCATGGTCTAGATAGACGTAGTAATTATATTCACTATCTTCTAAATTAACATctccaacaacaaaaataaatggtTGAATATTCTCATTtctcttttctaaaaaatttaaatggttgTCTACTTCTTGAAAACTTTCTGCCAGGAATATTGACGATTCTTGGGAGTCTTTTATGGTGTATTTTCCATACGTTTTCTTTCCATCTTTATCTCTTCGGACGTATTTTGCTGTTGGATACAGGTAGCCACGTAGGCACCAAATCAAACGCATCATAAATAAAGACATGTTTGAGGCTATAAAGATAGATATAAATAGTAGTTATTTAATTATATGCGTAATTGtacttattaaattttttcgtaACTAACCTGCGTTTGATAGATCAATTTTATCGAAAACTGACTTAATTCCAGcatctttaatatatttttccttCTTAATCACATTATACACAGATATTAGTTTTGTTTCCCATTCGAATATTGGTGTGTAGTCCTTATATAGTACTCCGAAGTCCATGTTAATCTAAACGAAACATTAACATTTACATGtagcaaaaatattaaattaagtgGATGTTTAAATTAAGTTACTTACCAACTTTGCTCCAAGACACTCTTTATACTGTGGCCAAGCTTTAAATATATCCTTAAGGCTGTCGTGTTCGTCAAATATTTGACGTATTCGGTAATTCGCGCATGACtgccacattttcaaaaattgttcttgGTCGAAATTATCATATTTTAGACTATGAATTATTTCTTTTGCGTTTTCTTcagaaactaaaaaaataaataccaaatttactacaaatgcatAAATCAAAATTGAGTTTTTTGAATATCTTACCGATATTATCCACAGGTTTAGATCCCTTGTGCAAATTAACATCATCTCTATCTATctggtaaatttgatttcttttcatgttgttgtattttagatatagctttccacGTCTGTCGGTGCGGTAAGAATGGAGTTTCTCATTGGGAAACAtttctattatttgtttttccaaATTATAGCTTTCTTGTAAAGACATGTGCAACTCATTGGCATGAAAATAACTAGCTATTGTTGTAATTATTAAATTTCGTTGATCTTCATTTATATGTTCGTATTTTTTATAGGTCtctaaaattctttttctagttTTGTTGTGATTTAAAATTGTCGACAGCTTTACACCAGTATTTGAGTCAAAGCGTTCTGTCAGAGGTTCCTGAGAAAATGTGATTGAAGAGCAGCTAGATTTCCGTGAGGAAGTCGAAATATTGGCCACGTCTAAGTAATATTCGTCGTGAATAGGTTTTCCGGTTTCTTCTCTCcatttattaatattaaacTCAAAAACTATTTTGTCTCCTAATTTAAATCTTCGTGTGAGTTCCTCTAAATGTTTTCTGTTAATGATTTGTAAGACACCAATCGTTATATTTTCATctgaaaaatacaataaataaataagcttaaattttaaatcatattatattataattacctTTTAATGTGGGAAGTAAATGTAATACGTTCCATTTTTCGAGTAGAATTTCTAATTGATCTTCACTGGCTGCCATACGGTTATATCTTTCTGTAATAAAACAAGATCTTTACTTGTAGAAGAGTTTAGCAAATAGTTTGAAAATATGAACTGATATTTTTTCTCCAAtgaaaaacatatgttttttcGTGAAGTTATAGCATGTGTGTACAACTTAAAACTGCGGTGTTTAGACTCAAATTGGAAGCTCCAGAATTTCCTCACTGGTCCGCATTTTCTCATTATTTCCGGATAATGAAGTAACAAATGATATTTTGGTTTCAAATTAGTTTTAAAAAGCCTAATGAAATCTTTATTATGTTTTTCaattagattttctaaagaacttatAGAAAACTCCGTAACCGAAAACTTGAGCAATTTGTCTACAATTTGTATTagtgttaaaataaataaccacACCTCATCATCATCTGGTATCATGTCGCCAACAATTAaaggaaaatataataaaaatgtcatcATTTCCTACGCTGACATCTTTAAATGACTATTTTTAAGATgagttatagaaattttgggtgAAATATTTCCTATTTCAAGTTCCCcgtagtcgaaattttgttttcgagCATTAAGGGTTTTCAAAGAGAAATACTTTTtggtatttatgaaataaagtatGGCAAACGACAAATCATAATGACAAATTCCTTCGAATACATCGTGCATTGCGTCTACGCTCAAGTTATCGACAACATGAAAAGaaggaattttgttaaatacgCATTCGCTTATGATACCGGTCTTACATGGATCCCCGGTATTTACATCGAGCCTATAATTTTCATATGTCCTCATAAGATTTGGAATCGCGGAAGTAGTTACATTACTCATTTTTTGTCTATTTTGCATAATAGGCAAAATGTACCACTAAATGATTTTCTGTAGCCTAATATGGTATTAAGACCTAAATTATCGCCAATAATTAAACAAGGCAAAAAGTGAGGATTATACACTTTACCGTTGTTTAAATTGATTTCAATGCCTGTCACTTCTAACTCTATTAACTGGTTCACAAGTGGTACCAAACACTTGTCGATTCCATATACTTGCAAGTCACTACTTTTTATTGATGCCGCTAAAAATATATGGTCTAATTTGGTATCTTCATTTGGAAAAGTAGGAAAAGAAAAGTAGAAGTTTGTTACGCTATGTGTTGTGGAATGTGCACCCAAAGGATTGTTTAATTCTATATCATCGGAATATAGAAAGTAAGGAATAAGAAGTTGGTTAGGGTACATAGCGGTCTTCCTTTTCCACATATCATCTTGTACGATGTTGGTAAATTGTGAAGATTTGCTTAAAGATTCCATATGATCAATAATTTGTAGCAATAAGTTAtctttttgaagaatttttttgaaagaatGTCTTAAAGGAAGTGATGCCATGGTGGTCTCCTTTTCGGCGAAAgttaaatttccttttttgtgaATGAGTTCGCCACTTCTATCAATGACAGAAATGTTTAAATCTTCACATAGATCTCTTTTTTTCAGTTCTTTAGTTAACAAGTACTCCGACTTTATTGAATTCAAAACTTCATTGCAACAATGAATAGTTTCACATAATTCCTGCTTCGAATCCAAATCTAATTTGTcagcaaattttttgaaaacatttagaAGTGGTAAAATTAAAAGATTGTATTGTGAAGTCTGAATATTTGCAGCGTCTTTTCGGCTTAAGTTGTTTATAGAATACAAACCTGTCTGaaactttaaattattttcaaaaagactTTCTATTACGGGTACTTCACCTAATTTTCCAGGATCAGAAGTCTCTCCACCGTGGCTTTCGATGCTTACCTCTTTAGgtatacattttttgtatattatatttttttccacatCGCTAAACTCACATGGAATTTGtaggttatttaattttttcgtgGAGCCACaatgtttttccaaaaatacTTCTCTATGAACTTTTGTAAGATGCCTTTtaaaggtacttttagttgtgaATGCGCTGTTACATATCGTACACCTGAATGTTTCATTATTTTGGAAACcatgaaatgtttgtaaatgccacaaatatttttctatattattaaaatttctcgAACAAATAAAGCACTCCATTTAAACTTACAACACTTACAATATCTCTActtcacaaaaatattaaaaacaagtttttcaacgtCCGATCACAATGAATGTCActttaaaaatgaatttatttattcttcaacCACTATTTAACACGCTGCAGACATAACGGGGTTTCCTCTATTGGCATGTCAGAGATGTGACTTTGCATTTTATGctcgtttttatatttaaacgAACGCTGCTATATTCTTATTCAATATTACGTTGCTCACACGTAATAACTCCCATACCTGCTTACGTGTACAACACACACAAttcttttgtgtgtgtgtgagtgtgtgttttAGCAATAAAAGCACAAAAAACTTTGCAACGCAACAAGAATATCATATTTCACGTTTTTTGTAGTTTGTTtcctaattttttcaaatttaaatcattCATCACTTAAAAAggcttatactaattaaaatatgtggaaataatgcagttttttcattttttttcatatacggGCCGAAAAATTAGAAACTAAAAAcagatgatgaaaattttcgtcaatttgATTACTGATTTCATTAAATCAATGAAAGATTTTCATCAACTTGATGACCAAAAATTGATGTAAGTTTCTTCATTGAATTGATGATGgtgtttttcaaatgaaaacataatacaTCAAATTGAACAccaatttcatcaaaacaaTGTAATTTCTACATCAATTTGATGAagattttttgatgattttttttcattaatttgatgATGTACTTTTCTATCAGTGAAGATGGAAAGATCACATCGAGGAATCACTATGGACccatactggtctaagtggacatcaattcaaCACAAAATTGATGGCATCCTCTacaaactaacctaacctacattagattcggcctggccacatCTTCGGCCAATTGTTCTTATTTCATATATCTAcgtcttttcgattttttttaaattcgattttgagcaaTATCAAAGTTCGATTAATGggtataggaaaattaaaaGTCGTTAATCGAATTTGAGGTTTATAAAATGTAAATTCCAATTTTCAGGAAAAAAACCATTTACGACTTATACCcatttatcgatcgatagatatgcattagaagtataggcaaatttgagtcattcttaaaagttttcaacttgGCAGCGCCGATTttccaaggaaaatgttggtattgtccatttttgtcgaaatcagaaaaatacggGAAGTGAAAATCGGGGAAAGATatcgatatgggagctatatctaaatctgaaccgatttcaaccaaaattagcatgcatatccagaacgtaaattctattccctgtacaaaatttatttagcatatcagggtaaaactcacacgaaagatttcaaccaaattcggcacactttacgacactatcaattgctctccttgtgcaaaagttaAAGGAAATCAcgttaaaattctggcttttggggcaatattagtagatatcgggcgatatgggagttatatataaaattgaaccgatttcttccaaaaacaatagggttatattctcactcaaaacacatacttgtgctaaatttgaagttgattggactaaaattgcgaccttcactttgattacaaaaaagtattggaagttgttccacaaacatttcttttaaagcccatcccagaatcccccatcgagtttttccaacttccgatgcagtccttttggacaagtccacaaacattttttctaaagagcatcgcgggatcccccaatgatttttttccacttccgatgcagtccttttggacaagtacacaaacatttcttctaaagcgcatcttgggatctcccaatgatttttttctacttccgatgtagTTCTTGTGGAcacgtattagaaagaacgcaatcaggctattttatgtgcaaattttggacaatgaaattttacaaaataatagaaaactaataaaaaaattaaaaaatagaaaataaataaaaaagtaaaaaaataaaaaataataataataaaaaataaatttcatccccgctgggatttgaacctgtgccattagactttttcgcttccatggaagttcttttgagaaggttttgcaaattacgagaatttttaatttttttgttgatttttaatggaaaaaatatatttatacgaaaatatatgccgaaaataaaaacgatgcataacataaaaaaatatttttttagaaaaatatttgataaaaaaaatttccgctggtgagatttgaacctgcgtttcttatttttttcgttcatactaacatctcgagaagcaattagaatgttattccttggtgtcgtattacgatcatatcacaaacatttgaattgacctttcgacgctttatgttcaatggcgtttgtggctgagtgtgctaagacgttatgttatggtgccagcaaacccaggttcaatccctggtcggagcgaaaaagtttttcaaattgtaaaaattagataataggaaaataatagtgtaataaaacatatggatgaaaaaaatgtgaaattggctaaaaatttttgtttcgctttttaaatttcttcattcaaattaacttccagagcacaacttctaaagcaatgcaaaggatccaaaaagggagtacttccgtcctattacaagcccatgtaaaattcattgaagatgatccaagtttgcactacttccggataacAGATTGGGGattcaaactacttttttggaagctctttttaagCTGGGACGgaaatggctagatcgactcagaggaCGGCCCTGCGCaatattgctaaagacaccCTATATATCAATCTCGTCTGCTGTTTCAAACGTATGCACTACCTTATAAAACCACGGTTGGGTGCAGCGTATAAAAATTATCCCCAATGTAGTTTGTTGTAATAGCCAAGGCACTACgaaatgcttggaagaatttcacaaaattcataGTCACATAAATTctcaccaaaaacaaaatttttgctactatTCCCCGCTTGAAAACGTCAGTCATTCCTATGTGCTACATTTTAATCTTAATCTTGTCGGTGTATCTGGTAAATCAGCATTTTTATGATGACTTATGTTTCGACagcattttttttaactaagtAAGTGAGAAACTTAAAATTACAAATGTTTCTTCACATGTTTTCCATCTGCTTTCATAGGGCTGACTTTTGTTGAATTTAGTGTAACGGCAGCACTTTTACACATGGTCCCTTATTAAAGAGAGTGCTGGTAGCTTGATGGAGCAAACAGCTTCGACGTAATTTATTTGCCAACATGCTAATTACAACAGCAGCCTCGTTATCATGGACAACAGCAGTGTACCGGTGTAGGGACAAACGACTGATCCCTGccaacggacgaacggacggacggacagacaaatAAACGCACTTGCATATACATCTTTCAACACAGCAATGACCATAGTAGACGCCCGCAAGGCTTACTCTCTTGTAGTACATAATTCAAATCCAGAAGCTTTACTTGACTTTCcgcaagaacaacaacaagaagATCTTTGTATTCCATCATGATGCAGATGTCAGTCAGTCAGAGTTCTGTGTCCAACTCATCCACATCATTTCTCATCATACTTAATCATCAAAACAAGAACCACACACACAACACCACAATCCCACCAAACATAGGCCACATTCAGCAGTAACCTTCAGAAGATACCACCAACCACACCCGGGAATGTGGGACTCATCGTAGTCGATGATGACGACAACGATGCAAATGCATTGCACCACATGCACTGCAGTGCATCGAAAGGCCAGAGACCAGGCCACACTCGTTAGTTAGGCAGACCAGCAAATGTGATAGCAGCAACAGCGATTGTTGTGATAGCAGCAATGAAACTCCTCGGTGCGATGAGTGTTGAGTGTTAAGAAGGTGTAGAATTGTGCCTCCGAGGTCTACTACGTTGCTGTTGCGTATCTGTTATGTGTGCATCTTTTGACTGCATCTCATTTTGCAAGCCCCATTGCCACAATTtagcatgcatatgggaatctcATTAACCGTACCAAGATACGAGGGACGATGTAGAAATTTACAAATTGCGCTTATTACCGGGGTTGTTGAAACCAATAATGGGGATGATGTTCTTCAATATATATCACAAGaatggatcgaatgaaatttgctctttcaaAAGGCTTTTAAAGTCCAAtatagggtgatacggtcacaatttggtcaagggaaaacgcgtgtaaatcggtgaaatcgtttatttaaaaaatcaaattaaatttccttttcaagttcaattagtataaaattcaggaaaaatattcagttaggctttcgcttttccaaatccaaattgccgggcctcacgcttgacacctgtcatcagattttgtacagccaccttgtccaccttctacgccgcagaaagccagtttgccttgaactgctgctcgtccttagcagttttttttggtcttctttaggttccgcttgacaatagcccagtatttctcaattgggcggagctctggcgtgttgggagggttcttgtccttgggaaccacctgcacgttgttggcggcgtaccactccatggcctttttaccgtaatggcaagatgccaaatccggccaaaactgtacggaacaaccgtgtttcttcaggaaaggcagcagacgtttattcaaacactctttcacgtaaatttcttggttgacagtcccggaagctatgaaaatgctgcttttcaagccacaggtacagatggcttgccaaaccagatatttctttgcgaactttgacagttttaagtgattgaaaatatctgctacctttccccttccttttgccgtataaaactcctgtcccggaagctgcttgtagtcggctttgacgtaggtttcgtcgtccattaccacgcagtcaaacttcgtcagcatcgtcgtgtatagcctccgggatcgcgctttggccgtcgtattttgtttatcatcgcgatttggagtcactaccttcttgtaagtcgatagtccggctcgttttttggctcgatgcacggcgctagacgatacacccagcttatttgcggcatctcggagagagaggttagggtttcgcttgaaactaccggcaactttctttgtcgtctcagcggcttccggttttcgatttccccccgatgcagacttcctggctgtcgacaaacgtccccaaacactttaattacatttgtaacggtagcagttttgccagctttgcgtgcgagtagctcggattttcgcgatgcgcgagcaaaattttgatacgctgctcttcttgcttggacggcattttgacaactgaagagtgaattccaaaatcaaaataggagcaacattctacacacacacaccttcaaatggggggtgttcagggtttttaaatgcaaaattgaaagaaatacgtcaagtttatattgatcaaattttgtccgtatcaccctttatggggaacgatttatatgggggctatatataattatgaaccgatatggactaatttgttCATGGTGCTTAGATGACATATACTAGTTTCCgtattaaaacttttacgccgtGAGTCTGCATGAGTATAATACCTCTATAAAAGAGGAAGTACCTTGCCATTGAGCCAGGTTAATTCAGGTTAGATATAGGCAGTGCGCtatttttaggctcacttagagtattcaatccattgtgatgtcacagtggtgaatttctctcagtCAAACAGGTCGCTTTTTcttgccgaatccgaacggcgtttcacattacggtgaaactaCTTACAGAAGATcttgaaacactcaaaaatgtcacaagCATTATTTGAGGGGCACAAttaaccgctgaaaaacttgttggtgtttagtcgaaactgggatttaaGGCAGCACCCTTCCTatccaaggcgggcatgctcacCATTACACCACAGAGGCAgccgcacccagagaaggaatatgatcacctcaaacatgttttaagagcaaaatgttatttttgggtggtgaccatgtaacatggttttcgcaaccatgttattttctcggaaatcatgtatctgacttcGGCAAGCGGGTTATATTTgacaagaaaataacattttagtgacaaacatgttacatggtcaccatacaaaaataacattttgttcttgaaacatgtttgaggtgatcatattccttctctgcgtgtaggcaGCACTGCTTCATAAAAGTTCACCACTtgatgtatcacaatggactgaatagagtAAGTGAGCTTTAtattttaggttaggtatagtggcagtcgaatatttcaggctcacttagaccattcagtccattgtgataccacaaatgTCTCTCttctcactgagtgctgcccgtttcCATGTTTAAGCTGTGTCCGAACGGTGTTtcacacttagagaagctttgaaacactcagaaatgtcatcagtattactgagaggggataaactGGGCTtagataggttaggtggcggcccgatgtatcaggctcacttagactattcatttcattgtgataccacagtggtaaacttctctcttatcactgaatgctgtccgattctatgttaagctctatgacaagggacatcctctttataaccgagtccgaacggcgttccacattgcagtgaaaccacttagagaagcttcgaaacactcagaaatgtcaccagcattactgaggtgggataatccaccgctgaaaaactttttgtgttcggtcgaatcaggaatcgaacccacgaccttatgtatgcaaggcgggcatgctaaccattgcaccacggtggctcccaaactggggttgaacccacgaccttatgcatGCAAGCCGGCCATGCTAAACATAAAGATCAATTATCACTTCCCAGGATAATTGATTCATATCCACGAGTTCTTCGGATCGCCAATTCCCTCACTCAGTTCTTGAGATTCACAGCTCCCCCACTGAAATCCTCAGATCTACAGTTCCCGCCACTGAATTCTTTCACTAAGTTCATCATACTCTAGTTCCTCTCATAATTCTTCTAATGTACAGTTTCTTCACTGTGTTCTTTCGGAACTCCAATTCCTTCACTGAGTTTTTCGGATCCCCACTGAGTTTTTTGAATCTCCAAGTCCCCATTGAGTATTTCGGATTCACAGCTCTccactgagttcttcggatTTACAGGCCCTATAAAATTGTTCGGATTTCGAGTTTCCCATTGAATTCTTCTGATGTCCAATCCCCCACTGAGTTCTTCGGAACTCCTGAGTTCTACTGCAGCCACTGAAGTTTTTGGATCTCCAATTCTCTACTTCACAACCTATACAAAGTTCTTCGGATCTCGAGTTCCCCACTGTATTTTTCTGATGTATACTCACCAACTGAGTTTTTCGGATCTCAAATTCCATCACTGGGATCTCTGAATCCTCgctgaatttttttctagatcTTCACTTTCCCACTGAGTTCGGAAACACAGACCCCCGCAAAATTCCTCTGATCTCGAGTTCTAAATCCTTTTTACGTACAATTCCCCCACAATGTTCTTCGGATCACCAACTCCCCCACTGTGTTCTTCAGATCATCACTGGTTTCTTCAGATCCCCACAGAGTTTTTGGGTCTCCAGCTACCCCCACCGAGTTCTTCGGATTCACAGCTCACTCTCTGAGTTCGTCAGATCCCCactgtatttttttatgtctagTTTTCTATTGGGTTCTTCGGATTCATAGTTATTCGGATTTACATGCCCTATAAAATTGTTCGGATTTCGAGTTCCCCATTGAATTCTTCTGATGTCCAATCCTCCACTGAGTTCTTCGGAACTCCTGAGTTCTACTGCCCCCACTGAAGCTTTTGGATCTCCAATTATCTACTTCACAACCAACACAAAGTTCTTCGGATCTAGAGTTCCCCACTGTATTCTTCTACTTACCAACTGAGTTCGTCGGATCTCAAATTCATTCACTGAGATCTCTAAATCCtcgcttaatttttttctagatcTCCACTTTCTTTCTTTTTACGTACGAATTTAGAACTCGAGATCAGAGTAACTTTGCGGGGAACTGTGATTCCGAACTCAGTGGGAAAGTGGagatctagaaaaaaaattcagcgAGGATTCAGAGATCTCAGTGAGGGAATTTGAGATCCAAAGAATTCAGTGGGTAAGTATACATCAGAAGGATCACCAACTCCCCCACTGTGTTCTTCAGATCCCCACAGAGTTGTTGGGTCTCCAGCTACCCCACCGAGTTCTTCGGATTCACAGCTCACTCCCTGGGTTCGTCGGATCCCCACTGTATTTTTCGATCGTCAGTTTTCTATTGGGTTCTTCGGATTCACAGTTCTTCCAGTGAAATCTTCGGAAGTACAGTTCCTACTGTTCGAAGCTGGTATTGAAACCATGCAATGGttaacaaggcgggcatgttaaccatttcaTAGGATTGCACAAAACAGCATTGTTGCGACAAACATTTTGCGCTTGGAATAGGTTTGAGGTGGTCATATCCTTCTGTGT contains these protein-coding regions:
- the LOC142219453 gene encoding uncharacterized protein LOC142219453 — encoded protein: MAASEDQLEILLEKWNVLHLLPTLKDENITIGVLQIINRKHLEELTRRFKLGDKIVFEFNINKWREETGKPIHDEYYLDVANISTSSRKSSCSSITFSQEPLTERFDSNTGVKLSTILNHNKTRKRILETYKKYEHINEDQRNLIITTIASYFHANELHMSLQESYNLEKQIIEMFPNEKLHSYRTDRRGKLYLKYNNMKRNQIYQIDRDDVNLHKGSKPVDNIVSEENAKEIIHSLKYDNFDQEQFLKMWQSCANYRIRQIFDEHDSLKDIFKAWPQYKECLGAKLINMDFGVLYKDYTPIFEWETKLISVYNVIKKEKYIKDAGIKSVFDKIDLSNAASNMSLFMMRLIWCLRGYLYPTAKYVRRDKDGKKTYGKYTIKDSQESSIFLAESFQEVDNHLNFLEKRNENIQPFIFVVGDVNLEDSEYNYYVYLDHEMLHFADFQRALDTCFKSFFIFNLEFPGASNQFWIFVQEYFYDMKSAHTNKFSKILNILNELNYSKNE